One Sphingobacteruim zhuxiongii DNA window includes the following coding sequences:
- the tuf gene encoding elongation factor Tu produces MAKEKFDRSKPHLNIGTIGHVDHGKTTTTAAITKVLADKGLSEARSFDSIDSAPEEKERGITINTAHVEYQTANRHYAHVDCPGHADYVKNMVTGAAQMDGAIIVVAATDGPMPQTREHILLARQVGVPALVVFLNKVDLVDDSELLDLVEMEVRELLSFYEFPGDDIPVIQGSALGALNGEEKWVDAIMELMDAVDNYIPIPPRLTELPFLMPIEDVFSITGRGTVATGRIERGVINSGDPVEILGMGAENLKSTVTGVEMFRKILDYGEAGDNVGLLLRGIEKTDIRRGMVICKPGSVTPHTDFKAEVYVLSKAEGGRHTPFFNKYRPQFYFRTTDVTGEITLEAGTEMVMPGDNVTINVKLINAIAMEKGLRFAIREGGRTVGAGQVTEIVA; encoded by the coding sequence ATGGCAAAAGAGAAATTTGACCGTAGTAAACCGCACTTAAATATTGGTACTATTGGTCACGTTGACCACGGTAAAACAACTACAACAGCTGCTATCACTAAAGTTTTAGCTGATAAAGGTTTGTCAGAAGCTCGTTCATTTGATTCAATTGACTCTGCTCCTGAAGAAAAAGAGCGTGGTATCACAATCAACACTGCACACGTAGAATACCAAACAGCTAACCGTCACTATGCACACGTTGACTGTCCAGGTCACGCCGATTACGTTAAGAACATGGTAACTGGTGCTGCTCAAATGGATGGTGCTATCATCGTTGTTGCTGCTACAGATGGTCCTATGCCTCAAACTCGCGAGCACATCCTATTGGCTCGTCAGGTAGGTGTTCCTGCGTTAGTAGTATTCTTGAACAAAGTTGACTTAGTTGATGACTCTGAGTTATTAGACTTAGTTGAAATGGAAGTTCGTGAATTATTATCATTCTACGAATTCCCAGGTGATGATATTCCTGTAATCCAAGGTTCTGCATTAGGTGCATTGAACGGTGAAGAGAAATGGGTTGACGCAATCATGGAATTAATGGACGCTGTAGATAACTACATTCCAATTCCTCCACGTTTGACTGAATTACCTTTCTTAATGCCTATCGAAGACGTATTCTCGATCACTGGTCGTGGTACAGTTGCAACTGGTCGTATCGAAAGAGGTGTAATCAACTCTGGTGATCCAGTTGAGATCTTAGGTATGGGTGCTGAGAACTTGAAATCTACAGTAACAGGTGTTGAGATGTTCCGTAAAATTTTAGATTACGGTGAAGCAGGTGATAACGTAGGTTTATTGTTACGTGGTATTGAGAAAACTGATATCCGTCGTGGTATGGTTATCTGTAAACCAGGTTCAGTAACTCCTCACACAGACTTCAAAGCTGAGGTTTACGTATTATCAAAAGCTGAAGGTGGTCGTCACACTCCATTCTTTAACAAATACCGTCCTCAGTTCTATTTCCGTACAACAGACGTAACTGGAGAAATCACTCTAGAAGCGGGTACTGAGATGGTTATGCCAGGTGATAACGTTACAATCAATGTTAAGTTGATCAACGCAATCGCTATGGAAAAAGGTCTACGTTTCGCTATCCGTGAGGGTGGTCGTACAGTAGGTGCTGGTCAGGTAACTGAAATCGTAGCGTAA
- the secE gene encoding preprotein translocase subunit SecE: MAKVLDFIKDSYTEITEKVTWPTWSQLQSHAVVVLVASLIIAIVVLIMDKASSNIMELLYGTGA, from the coding sequence ATGGCAAAAGTACTTGATTTTATTAAAGACTCTTATACAGAGATTACTGAGAAAGTGACTTGGCCTACTTGGTCTCAATTGCAAAGTCACGCAGTAGTCGTGCTTGTTGCTTCCTTGATTATTGCAATCGTTGTTTTAATTATGGACAAAGCTTCAAGTAACATTATGGAGTTGTTGTACGGTACGGGAGCTTAA
- the nusG gene encoding transcription termination/antitermination protein NusG, giving the protein MADQSLKWYVVRAVSGKEKKVKQYLEAEINRLGIQHLVTQVLIPMEKYYQMRDGKKVAKERNYYPGYVLIEAALDGEIEHAIKNVNSVIGFLGDKAGNAIPLRPAEVNRILGKVDEMAEQGESINVPYYVGETVKVSDGPFNGFTGEIEEVHEDKKKLTVMVKVFGRKTPLELNYMQVEKE; this is encoded by the coding sequence ATGGCAGATCAAAGTTTAAAATGGTACGTGGTACGTGCTGTGAGCGGTAAAGAGAAGAAAGTAAAACAATATTTAGAGGCAGAAATTAATCGCTTAGGCATTCAACACTTAGTTACGCAAGTATTAATCCCGATGGAAAAATACTATCAAATGCGTGACGGTAAGAAAGTTGCGAAAGAACGTAACTATTACCCTGGTTATGTTTTGATCGAAGCGGCATTGGATGGTGAGATTGAACACGCGATCAAAAACGTAAATAGTGTAATTGGATTTTTAGGTGATAAAGCTGGTAATGCAATTCCTTTACGTCCAGCAGAAGTTAATCGTATTTTAGGTAAGGTTGACGAGATGGCTGAACAAGGTGAAAGCATTAACGTTCCTTACTATGTTGGTGAAACTGTAAAAGTAAGTGACGGTCCTTTCAATGGCTTTACCGGTGAAATTGAAGAGGTTCATGAAGACAAGAAGAAATTAACTGTAATGGTAAAAGTATTCGGTCGTAAAACTCCTCTTGAATTGAATTACATGCAGGTAGAAAAAGAGTAA
- a CDS encoding FG-GAP repeat domain-containing protein: MNMSKISPVFLFILFFCFNCSAQPAENESTYFIDLTESNMPIDSNTHALDVALADIDRDGWLDIVLALEKEPNRYYRNLGNGKFQWIKNVFKNASHDSEHVRVGDLDGDGFMDVLFVAEDDQNHEYYLGNGDGTFRDVSDRLLAKSEGNGLAIGDVNNDGLLDVVIGNTGESPKNFLWLNSNETPGKFNNSSPGDLPNHHDLTQSVLLVDVDNDGDLDIVLGNERPPSRLYFNDGKGKFKEEEGKLAQSVDLHSRQVIAVDANADGLIDLFFANLTSNGGKRERDPRGRLFINKGRGLFVDETEQRIPAYDFSTYAAAAIDFDRDGDMDIILSAIKIPPFEAFQMQALRNNGKGVYEFATADVIPKITVERAWGIGVGDVNGDGKEDLVVGAWGGQVRLLLAK; the protein is encoded by the coding sequence ATGAATATGTCTAAAATTTCTCCTGTATTCTTGTTTATACTTTTTTTCTGTTTTAATTGTTCGGCACAACCTGCTGAAAACGAATCAACATACTTTATTGATTTGACGGAAAGTAATATGCCAATCGATTCGAATACCCATGCGTTAGATGTTGCATTGGCGGATATCGATAGAGACGGTTGGCTAGATATTGTGTTGGCTTTGGAAAAGGAACCGAATCGATATTATCGAAATTTAGGAAATGGAAAATTTCAATGGATTAAGAATGTCTTTAAAAATGCTAGTCATGATTCTGAACATGTGCGCGTAGGGGATTTGGACGGCGATGGATTTATGGATGTATTATTCGTGGCAGAGGATGATCAAAATCATGAATATTATTTAGGGAATGGCGATGGTACTTTTCGAGATGTATCAGACCGACTACTGGCAAAGAGTGAGGGAAACGGTTTAGCTATTGGGGATGTAAATAATGACGGTTTGCTTGATGTGGTTATTGGGAATACGGGGGAGTCGCCAAAGAATTTTCTCTGGTTAAATAGTAATGAAACACCTGGTAAATTTAATAATTCTTCACCGGGAGATTTGCCCAATCATCATGATCTTACGCAATCGGTGTTGTTAGTTGATGTGGATAATGATGGTGATTTGGATATCGTTTTAGGTAACGAGCGGCCGCCAAGTCGTTTGTATTTTAATGATGGAAAAGGCAAGTTTAAGGAAGAGGAAGGGAAGTTGGCTCAAAGTGTAGATTTACACAGCAGGCAAGTTATTGCGGTGGATGCTAATGCGGACGGCTTAATAGATTTGTTTTTCGCGAATTTGACTAGCAACGGGGGGAAGCGAGAGCGGGATCCACGCGGTCGCCTGTTTATCAATAAGGGGCGAGGTCTGTTTGTTGATGAAACGGAGCAACGTATACCAGCATATGATTTTTCGACTTATGCTGCTGCAGCTATCGACTTTGATCGCGATGGGGACATGGATATTATTTTAAGCGCCATTAAGATTCCACCGTTTGAGGCCTTTCAAATGCAGGCACTTCGTAATAATGGGAAAGGGGTTTATGAATTTGCGACGGCGGATGTTATTCCAAAGATTACGGTAGAAAGAGCGTGGGGTATTGGAGTTGGCGATGTGAATGGTGATGGTAAGGAGGATTTGGTTGTAGGTGCTTGGGGAGGACAGGTCCGTCTTTTATTAGCGAAATAA
- the rplK gene encoding 50S ribosomal protein L11, with amino-acid sequence MAKEVSALVKLQVKGGAANPSPPVGPALGAKGVNIMDFCKQFNARTQDKPGQVLPVVITVYADKSFDFIIKTPPVAVQLKDAAKLKSGSGEPNRKKVAAITWDQVKTIAEDKMPDLNAFTVESAMKMVAGTARSMGITVSGDAPWKN; translated from the coding sequence ATGGCAAAAGAAGTCAGTGCGTTAGTAAAATTACAAGTGAAGGGCGGTGCTGCAAATCCATCTCCTCCAGTAGGACCTGCATTAGGTGCTAAAGGTGTGAACATTATGGATTTCTGTAAGCAATTTAACGCTCGTACGCAAGATAAACCAGGTCAAGTATTGCCTGTTGTTATCACTGTATATGCCGACAAATCTTTTGATTTTATCATCAAAACTCCTCCAGTTGCAGTTCAATTAAAAGACGCTGCTAAGCTGAAAAGCGGATCTGGAGAGCCTAACCGTAAAAAAGTAGCTGCTATTACTTGGGATCAAGTAAAGACTATTGCGGAAGATAAAATGCCAGATTTAAATGCATTTACAGTAGAGTCTGCTATGAAAATGGTAGCAGGTACTGCGCGTAGTATGGGTATCACTGTATCTGGTGATGCTCCTTGGAAAAATTAA
- the rplA gene encoding 50S ribosomal protein L1 gives MARLTKNQKAALSKIEAGKAYSLKEAAALVKEITTAKFDASVDIDVRLGVDPRKANQMVRGISTLPHGTGKTVRVLVLCTPDKEEEAKAAGADFVGLDDYISKIEGGWTDVDIIITMPSVMAKVGKLGRILGPRNLMPNPKTGTVTTEVGKAVTEVKGGKIDFKVDKTGIIHTSVGKVSFDADKIYDNALEVLQTISRLKPSAAKGTYFKSIHISSTMSPGIHVETKSVAGI, from the coding sequence GTGGCTAGATTAACAAAAAATCAAAAAGCGGCACTATCCAAAATTGAAGCTGGTAAAGCGTACTCTTTGAAAGAAGCCGCGGCTTTAGTAAAAGAGATTACTACTGCCAAATTTGATGCTTCAGTGGATATCGACGTTCGTTTGGGCGTAGATCCTCGTAAAGCAAATCAAATGGTTCGTGGTATTTCAACATTACCTCACGGAACTGGTAAGACTGTTCGCGTTTTAGTATTGTGTACTCCTGATAAGGAAGAAGAAGCTAAAGCGGCAGGCGCCGATTTCGTAGGTCTTGATGACTATATCAGCAAAATCGAAGGTGGTTGGACTGACGTTGACATCATCATCACTATGCCTAGTGTTATGGCAAAAGTAGGTAAATTGGGTCGTATTTTAGGTCCAAGAAACTTAATGCCTAACCCTAAAACTGGTACAGTAACTACCGAAGTTGGTAAAGCTGTAACAGAGGTTAAAGGTGGTAAGATCGATTTCAAAGTTGATAAAACCGGTATCATCCATACTTCAGTTGGTAAAGTGTCTTTCGATGCAGACAAGATTTATGATAACGCATTAGAGGTATTACAAACTATCTCGCGTTTGAAACCGTCTGCAGCAAAAGGAACGTACTTCAAGAGTATTCACATCTCTTCAACCATGAGTCCTGGTATTCATGTGGAGACTAAATCAGTAGCGGGAATTTAA
- the rplJ gene encoding 50S ribosomal protein L10, with product MRKELKQEIVQALAEQIKSYGNFYIADTADLSVEKVTNIRRKCFEQGIEIQVVKNTLIKKALLEAGVDSEELFGVLKGASTMMFSETGNAPAKLIKQLRKEGDKPVLKAAYIQETAFVGDNQLEALVTLKSKEELVADVIALLQSPAKNVISALQSGGNTISGLVKALEERG from the coding sequence ATGAGAAAAGAACTAAAACAAGAAATTGTTCAAGCTTTAGCAGAGCAGATTAAATCCTACGGTAATTTTTATATTGCTGATACCGCTGATTTATCTGTTGAAAAAGTGACTAACATTCGTCGCAAATGTTTCGAGCAAGGCATCGAGATCCAAGTGGTTAAGAACACTTTGATTAAGAAAGCTTTATTAGAAGCAGGTGTTGATTCAGAAGAACTTTTCGGCGTGTTAAAAGGTGCATCTACAATGATGTTCTCGGAAACCGGAAATGCTCCAGCGAAATTAATTAAGCAATTACGTAAAGAAGGTGACAAACCAGTATTGAAAGCAGCGTATATTCAAGAAACTGCATTCGTAGGTGACAACCAACTTGAGGCATTAGTAACTCTTAAATCTAAAGAGGAACTTGTTGCAGACGTTATCGCTCTATTACAATCGCCTGCGAAGAATGTTATCTCTGCTCTTCAATCGGGTGGAAATACAATTTCAGGCTTAGTAAAAGCTTTAGAAGAAAGAGGCTAA
- the rplL gene encoding 50S ribosomal protein L7/L12 — translation MADLKQLAEQLVNLTVKEVKELADILKDEYGIEPAAAAVAVAAAPAGEGAAAAEEKTSFDVILKEAGGQKLAVVKLVKDLAGLGLKEAKDLVDGAPKELKTGVSKDEAEALKKQLEEAGAVVEIK, via the coding sequence ATGGCAGATTTAAAACAACTTGCTGAACAGTTAGTGAACTTAACAGTAAAAGAAGTTAAAGAATTAGCTGACATCCTTAAAGATGAGTATGGCATCGAGCCTGCTGCTGCTGCTGTAGCTGTTGCTGCTGCACCTGCTGGTGAAGGCGCTGCTGCTGCTGAAGAAAAAACTTCTTTTGACGTAATCTTGAAAGAAGCTGGCGGTCAAAAATTAGCAGTAGTTAAATTAGTAAAAGACTTAGCTGGTCTAGGTTTGAAAGAAGCTAAAGATTTAGTTGACGGAGCACCTAAAGAATTGAAAACTGGTGTTTCTAAAGACGAAGCTGAAGCTTTGAAAAAACAATTAGAAGAAGCTGGAGCTGTTGTTGAGATTAAATAA
- the rpoB gene encoding DNA-directed RNA polymerase subunit beta, translating into MQKERINFATSKKVIDYPDFLDVQLESFKEFFQLETTSDDRHQEGLYQVFAENFPISDSRNIFVLEFLDYFIDPPRYDIQECIERGLTYSVPLKAKLKLSCNDEEHEDFETIVQDVYLGTIPYMTPKGTFVINGAERVIVSQLHRSPGVFFGQSRHTNGTKLYSARVIPFKGSWIEFATDVNNVMYAYIDRKKKFPVTTLLRAIGFDSDKDILELFDLSDEVKVSKSGLKKYVGRRLAARVLNKWTEDFVDEDTGEVVSIDRNEIIFERETVLEEDHIDLIIEAGVKSIILAKEDESNNADYSIIYNTLQKDTSNSEKEAVEHIYRQLRNAEPPDEETARGIIDRLFFSDKRYDLGDVGRYRINRKLKLGTDSNTKVLTREDIIAIVKYLINLINSKAEVDDIDHLSNRRVRTVGEQLYAQFGVGLARMARTIRERMNIRDNEVFTPTDLINARTLSSVINSFFGTNQLSQFMDQTNPLAEITHKRRLSALGPGGLSRERAGFEVRDVHYTHYGRLCTIETPEGPNIGLISSLSVHAKINNLGFIETPYRQVKDGKVVVDQPVVYLSAEDEDGKTIAQANALYDDKGNFLDPKVKARYEGDFPIIEPEKLDYMDVAPNQITSIAASLIPFLEHDDANRALMGSNMQRQAVPLLRPQAPVVGTGLEARVASDSRTLINAEGSGTVEYVDAQEIHIRYDRNENERLVSFDDDVKVYKLTKFKKTNQNTCINLKPIVRKGQKVQKGEVLCEGYATEDGELALGRNLKVAFMPWQGYNFEDAIVISERVVSQDLFTSLHIEEFELEVRDTKRGEEELTADIPNVSEEATKDLDENGIIRIGAEVGEGDILIGKITPKGESDPSPEEKLLRAIFGDKAGDVKDASLKTPPSIKGVVIDTKLFSRAKKMSKEVERKALEKLETVHEKNLRVLKERLVDKLFNIVNGKTSQGVYNVYKELFVAKGAKFTQKILTDIDYTNVNPTGWTTDEDKNELIKYALHNYSIKVNEELGAFKREKFAISVGDELPSGIVQMAKVYVAKKRKLKVGDKMAGRHGNKGIVARIVRDEDMPFLADGTPVDIVLNPLGVPSRMNLGQIYETVLGWAGQKLGIKFATPIFDGAEMGQVEDWVEKAELPKSGRTYLYNGLTGERFDQPTTVGVIYMLKLGHMVDDKMHARSIGPYSLITQQPLGGKAQFGGQRFGEMEVWALEAFGASNILQEILTVKSDDVVGRAKTYEAIVKGNNLPTPSVPESFNVLVHELRGLGLDITLD; encoded by the coding sequence ATGCAAAAAGAAAGAATAAATTTTGCGACAAGTAAGAAGGTAATTGATTACCCAGATTTCTTGGATGTGCAATTGGAGTCTTTCAAGGAGTTTTTTCAATTAGAAACTACTTCCGACGACCGCCATCAGGAGGGGCTTTATCAGGTTTTCGCCGAAAACTTCCCTATTTCTGATTCAAGAAACATCTTTGTGCTTGAGTTTTTGGATTATTTCATTGATCCACCGCGTTACGATATCCAAGAGTGTATAGAGCGTGGCTTGACTTATAGCGTACCTTTGAAGGCAAAATTGAAGTTATCTTGTAATGATGAGGAACACGAAGATTTCGAAACCATAGTACAAGATGTGTATTTAGGAACTATTCCATACATGACTCCAAAAGGTACTTTCGTGATCAATGGAGCAGAGCGTGTAATCGTTTCTCAGCTACACCGATCACCTGGTGTTTTCTTCGGTCAAAGTAGACATACAAATGGTACTAAACTTTATTCTGCAAGGGTAATTCCTTTTAAAGGATCTTGGATCGAATTTGCAACAGACGTTAATAACGTGATGTATGCATATATCGACCGTAAGAAAAAATTCCCGGTTACTACGTTATTACGTGCAATCGGTTTTGATTCAGATAAAGATATCTTAGAATTGTTCGATCTTTCTGACGAAGTTAAAGTTAGTAAATCGGGCTTGAAGAAATATGTTGGTCGTCGTTTAGCGGCTAGGGTATTGAATAAATGGACAGAGGATTTTGTAGATGAGGATACTGGTGAAGTAGTATCTATCGATCGTAATGAGATCATCTTTGAACGTGAAACAGTTTTAGAAGAAGACCACATTGACTTAATCATTGAAGCAGGTGTTAAATCTATTATCCTTGCTAAAGAAGATGAGTCTAATAATGCGGACTATTCAATTATATACAACACTTTACAAAAGGATACTTCGAACTCCGAGAAGGAAGCGGTGGAGCATATCTATCGTCAATTACGTAACGCTGAACCACCTGATGAGGAAACTGCTCGTGGTATCATCGATCGTTTATTCTTCTCAGACAAGCGTTATGATTTAGGAGATGTGGGTAGATACCGTATCAACCGTAAATTGAAACTTGGTACAGATTCAAATACTAAGGTTTTAACGCGTGAAGATATTATCGCAATTGTGAAGTATTTGATCAATTTGATCAACTCTAAAGCAGAGGTTGATGATATTGACCACTTGTCAAACCGTCGTGTTCGTACAGTTGGTGAACAATTATACGCACAATTTGGTGTTGGTTTGGCTCGTATGGCACGTACGATTCGTGAACGCATGAACATTCGTGATAATGAGGTGTTCACTCCTACAGATTTGATTAATGCTCGTACATTATCATCTGTTATCAATTCGTTCTTCGGAACAAATCAGCTTTCTCAGTTCATGGACCAAACCAATCCATTAGCGGAGATTACGCACAAGCGTCGTCTTTCAGCTTTAGGTCCTGGTGGTCTTTCTCGTGAGCGTGCTGGTTTCGAGGTTCGTGACGTTCACTACACACACTACGGTCGTTTGTGTACAATCGAGACTCCAGAGGGTCCAAACATCGGTTTGATTTCTTCTCTTTCTGTACATGCGAAGATTAATAATTTAGGTTTCATTGAGACACCTTATCGTCAAGTTAAGGACGGTAAAGTAGTCGTTGATCAACCTGTTGTTTATTTGTCGGCAGAAGACGAAGACGGTAAAACTATCGCGCAAGCAAACGCGCTTTATGATGATAAAGGTAATTTCTTAGATCCTAAGGTTAAAGCAAGATATGAGGGTGACTTCCCGATTATTGAGCCTGAGAAATTAGACTATATGGACGTTGCTCCTAACCAGATTACTTCAATCGCGGCTTCATTAATTCCTTTCTTGGAGCATGATGATGCTAACCGTGCATTGATGGGATCAAACATGCAACGTCAAGCTGTGCCATTATTACGTCCACAAGCACCTGTTGTAGGTACTGGTTTGGAAGCACGTGTTGCCAGCGATTCGCGTACATTAATTAACGCTGAAGGTTCCGGTACTGTAGAATATGTTGATGCTCAAGAAATCCATATTCGTTATGACCGTAACGAGAATGAACGCTTAGTTTCATTCGATGATGATGTTAAAGTGTACAAATTAACGAAGTTCAAAAAGACCAACCAGAATACTTGTATCAACTTAAAGCCTATCGTAAGAAAAGGTCAGAAAGTTCAAAAAGGTGAAGTATTATGTGAGGGTTATGCAACGGAAGACGGAGAATTAGCATTAGGTCGTAACTTGAAAGTAGCGTTCATGCCTTGGCAAGGATATAACTTTGAGGATGCGATTGTAATCTCTGAGCGTGTTGTATCGCAAGATTTATTCACTTCATTGCATATTGAAGAGTTTGAATTAGAGGTTCGTGATACTAAACGTGGTGAAGAAGAATTAACAGCAGATATCCCTAATGTTTCGGAAGAAGCAACAAAAGACCTTGATGAGAACGGTATTATCCGTATCGGTGCTGAGGTTGGCGAAGGTGATATTTTGATTGGTAAGATTACACCTAAAGGTGAATCTGATCCTTCACCAGAAGAGAAGTTATTACGTGCAATCTTCGGTGATAAAGCAGGTGATGTTAAAGATGCATCTTTAAAAACTCCTCCTTCAATCAAGGGTGTTGTTATTGATACGAAATTATTCTCTCGTGCGAAGAAAATGTCCAAAGAAGTTGAGCGTAAAGCTTTAGAGAAATTGGAAACAGTACATGAGAAAAACTTAAGAGTGCTTAAAGAACGTTTGGTTGACAAATTGTTCAATATTGTAAATGGCAAGACTAGTCAAGGTGTTTACAATGTTTACAAAGAACTATTTGTAGCTAAAGGTGCGAAATTCACTCAAAAGATCCTTACTGATATCGATTACACAAACGTTAATCCAACAGGATGGACGACTGATGAAGATAAGAACGAATTGATCAAGTATGCGCTACATAACTACAGCATTAAAGTTAATGAAGAGTTAGGTGCATTCAAACGTGAGAAATTTGCGATTTCAGTGGGTGATGAGCTTCCATCAGGAATTGTTCAAATGGCTAAGGTTTATGTTGCTAAAAAACGTAAATTGAAAGTTGGGGATAAGATGGCTGGTCGTCACGGTAACAAAGGTATCGTAGCACGTATCGTACGTGATGAAGATATGCCTTTCTTAGCAGACGGAACACCGGTAGATATCGTATTGAATCCACTAGGGGTACCATCTCGTATGAACCTTGGACAGATCTATGAGACTGTTTTAGGATGGGCTGGACAGAAATTAGGAATTAAGTTTGCCACTCCAATTTTCGATGGTGCAGAGATGGGCCAAGTGGAAGATTGGGTTGAAAAAGCTGAGTTACCAAAATCTGGTCGTACTTATCTATACAACGGTTTAACTGGTGAGCGTTTTGACCAACCTACTACTGTAGGTGTGATTTACATGTTGAAATTAGGTCACATGGTTGATGATAAAATGCACGCACGTTCTATTGGTCCTTACTCGTTGATTACTCAACAACCATTAGGTGGTAAGGCACAGTTCGGTGGTCAGCGTTTTGGTGAGATGGAGGTTTGGGCATTAGAGGCATTCGGTGCTTCGAATATCCTACAAGAGATCTTAACTGTGAAATCGGATGACGTTGTCGGACGTGCTAAAACTTATGAAGCGATTGTTAAAGGTAATAACTTACCAACTCCATCGGTACCTGAATCATTCAACGTATTGGTGCATGAGTTACGCGGCTTAGGTTTAGATATCACATTGGATTAA